A genome region from Micromonospora peucetia includes the following:
- the hemC gene encoding hydroxymethylbilane synthase encodes MSTPLRLGTRGSKLAMAQSGHVAEALTAATGRPVELVEVVTAGDRSSAPVHRLGVGVFVSALRDALTAGTIDFAVHSYKDLPTAAAAGLHVAAVPTRQDPRDALVARDGRTLTELPSGATVGTGALRRIAQLHALGMQLEVTPIRGNVDSRLARVLGPEADLDAVVLARAGLARLGRTDVITETLDPMLMLPAPAQGALAVECRADDLDLVELLAVLDHAPSHAAVTAERALLATLEAGCSAPVAAYAELAEGDDGEEIYLRGAVISPDGTRDLRLSRTGTPADAAEIGKALAAELLDLGADSILGQDGHAGPGTQQFGSTE; translated from the coding sequence ATGAGCACGCCCCTGCGCCTCGGTACCCGGGGCAGCAAACTGGCGATGGCCCAGTCCGGCCACGTCGCCGAGGCCCTGACCGCCGCCACCGGCCGGCCCGTCGAGCTGGTCGAGGTGGTCACCGCCGGCGACCGCTCGTCGGCACCGGTGCACCGGCTCGGCGTCGGCGTCTTCGTCTCCGCCCTGCGCGACGCGCTGACCGCCGGCACCATCGACTTCGCGGTGCACTCCTACAAGGATCTGCCCACCGCGGCGGCGGCCGGGCTGCACGTCGCGGCGGTGCCGACCCGGCAGGACCCGCGGGACGCACTGGTCGCCAGGGACGGCCGGACGCTCACCGAGCTGCCCTCCGGCGCGACCGTGGGCACGGGCGCGCTGCGCCGCATCGCCCAGCTGCACGCCCTCGGGATGCAGTTGGAGGTCACCCCGATCCGCGGCAACGTCGACAGCCGCCTCGCGCGGGTGCTCGGGCCGGAGGCCGACCTCGACGCGGTCGTCCTGGCCCGGGCCGGGCTGGCCCGGCTCGGGCGGACCGACGTGATCACCGAGACGCTCGACCCGATGCTGATGCTGCCCGCGCCCGCCCAGGGCGCGCTGGCGGTGGAGTGCCGGGCCGATGACCTCGACCTGGTCGAGCTGCTCGCTGTGCTCGACCACGCACCGTCCCACGCCGCGGTCACCGCGGAACGGGCGTTGCTGGCCACCCTGGAGGCCGGATGCTCCGCTCCGGTCGCCGCCTACGCCGAACTCGCCGAAGGCGACGACGGCGAGGAGATCTATCTGCGCGGGGCGGTGATCAGTCCGGACGGTACGAGAGACCTCCGGCTGTCCCGCACCGGAACGCCCGCCGACGCGGCGGAGATCGGCAAGGCACTCGCCGCCGAACTCCTCGACCTCGGCGCCGACTCGATCCTCGGCCAAGATGGACACGCCGGCCCGGGGACCCAGCAATTTGGGAGCACAGAATGA
- a CDS encoding uroporphyrinogen-III synthase, translating to MTRTRKPVGRIAFVGAGPGDPGLLTRRAHDALVDADQVVYDRGVPESLLDAVRSQAREDAQFTPAEGAPGDVAKVLISAARSGLNAVHLVAGDPFGHDSVVKEVQAVARTAAHFEVVPGVGQAEGVATYAGVPLPGVRTAADVEDVSTLDFDALAAAVGRGSLALAVDAGDLAAIRDGLLAAGVEGATGVGVTGDGTGETQYTTTSTVDSFVAAALGFTGRVVLTVGEGVGQRDKLSWWENRPLYGWKVLVPRTKEQAGVMSARLRAYGAIPCEVPTIAVEPPRTPAQMERAVKGLVDGRYAWVIFTSVNAVRAVWEKFAEHGLDARHFGGVKIACIGEATADAVRAFGIQPELIPSGEQSSDGLLAEFSPHDEILDPVGRVLLPRADIATETLAAGLTERGWEVDDVTAYRTVRAAPPPAEIRDAIKSGGFDAVLFTSSSTVRNLVGIAGKPHARTVVAVIGPKTAETATEFGLRVDVQPPHASVPDLVEALAAYAVELREKLAAMPAKQRRGSKVQGPTALRFR from the coding sequence ATGACCCGCACCCGTAAGCCCGTAGGCCGCATCGCCTTCGTCGGGGCCGGTCCCGGCGACCCGGGCCTGCTGACCCGCCGGGCGCACGACGCCCTGGTCGACGCCGACCAGGTGGTGTACGACCGGGGAGTCCCGGAGTCGCTGCTCGACGCCGTCCGCTCCCAGGCCAGGGAGGACGCCCAGTTCACCCCGGCGGAGGGCGCGCCGGGTGACGTGGCGAAGGTGCTGATCTCGGCGGCCCGTTCGGGGCTGAACGCGGTGCACCTGGTCGCCGGCGACCCGTTCGGCCACGATTCGGTGGTCAAGGAGGTGCAGGCGGTCGCGCGGACCGCCGCGCACTTCGAGGTGGTTCCCGGTGTCGGCCAGGCCGAGGGGGTGGCGACCTACGCGGGCGTGCCGCTGCCGGGCGTACGGACGGCGGCCGACGTCGAGGACGTCAGCACGCTGGACTTCGACGCGCTGGCCGCGGCCGTCGGCCGGGGTTCGCTGGCGCTGGCCGTGGACGCCGGCGACCTCGCCGCGATCCGTGACGGGCTGCTCGCCGCCGGTGTGGAGGGCGCCACCGGCGTCGGGGTGACCGGGGACGGCACCGGCGAGACGCAGTACACCACCACGTCGACCGTGGACTCGTTCGTCGCGGCGGCGCTCGGCTTCACCGGCCGGGTGGTGCTCACCGTCGGCGAGGGCGTGGGCCAGCGGGACAAGCTGAGCTGGTGGGAGAACCGGCCGCTGTACGGCTGGAAGGTGCTCGTGCCCCGCACCAAGGAGCAGGCCGGCGTGATGAGCGCACGGCTGCGCGCGTACGGGGCCATCCCGTGTGAGGTGCCGACCATCGCGGTCGAGCCGCCCCGGACCCCGGCCCAGATGGAGCGGGCGGTCAAGGGCCTGGTCGACGGCCGGTACGCCTGGGTGATCTTCACTTCCGTCAACGCGGTCCGCGCGGTCTGGGAGAAGTTCGCCGAGCACGGCCTGGACGCCCGGCACTTCGGCGGCGTCAAGATCGCCTGCATCGGTGAGGCGACCGCCGACGCCGTCCGCGCGTTCGGCATCCAGCCCGAGCTGATCCCGTCGGGGGAGCAGTCCTCCGACGGGCTGCTGGCCGAGTTCTCGCCGCACGACGAGATCCTCGACCCGGTCGGCCGGGTGCTGCTGCCGCGCGCCGACATCGCCACCGAGACCCTCGCCGCCGGGCTCACCGAGCGCGGCTGGGAGGTCGACGACGTGACCGCGTACCGGACGGTCCGGGCCGCCCCGCCGCCCGCCGAGATCCGGGACGCGATCAAGTCGGGTGGCTTCGACGCGGTGCTCTTCACGTCCAGCTCGACGGTGCGCAATCTGGTGGGTATCGCGGGGAAGCCGCACGCCCGTACCGTTGTTGCGGTGATCGGTCCCAAGACGGCGGAGACCGCGACGGAGTTCGGCCTGCGGGTCGACGTCCAGCCGCCGCACGCCTCGGTCCCCGATCTGGTGGAGGCGCTCGCCGCCTACGCCGTCGAGTTGCGCGAGAAGCTCGCCGCCATGCCGGCGAAGCAGCGTCGTGGCTCGAAGGTGCAGGGGCCGACCGCCCTGAGGTTCCGGTAG
- a CDS encoding FmdB family zinc ribbon protein, whose protein sequence is MPRYEFRCRACGDTFEVNRPMAHAAEPASCPQGHADTVKLLSTVAVTGRGGGSGAAGGAPAPAGGGCCGGGCGC, encoded by the coding sequence ATGCCCCGGTACGAGTTTCGTTGCCGCGCCTGCGGTGACACCTTCGAGGTCAACCGCCCGATGGCGCACGCCGCCGAGCCCGCGTCCTGCCCGCAGGGGCACGCCGACACGGTCAAGCTCCTCTCCACCGTCGCGGTCACCGGCCGAGGCGGCGGCAGCGGTGCTGCCGGTGGTGCGCCGGCTCCGGCCGGCGGCGGCTGTTGCGGCGGTGGCTGCGGCTGCTGA
- a CDS encoding GNAT family N-acetyltransferase yields MVREWDPRTASSAEIASLLDTLNAVLAADLPRDPPWREISMREYLAEVMPGERRISWVAQAEKAADGSPGAILGHVHVLLLGDIGVLEVLVHPSARRTGLGRSLVLTAARRAYQEGFQSIGVEVVGDTPAIAFYEALGFSKEFVETRSVLDLSGVDWAELAEMATGIGAGYHLEFHPGGPPDELIDAYARAKAEVRDVEDGELRPSSYDPQRLRDSLDCLHRRGMKPYIVLALHEQTGEVAGLTEVVVPAQHPTRADQYDTIVVQDHRGYGIDRAIKARMLMELRSTEAQLAEVQTWNAQANEAMLKVNAELGYRPDREWCEYSIDVAELVHRIDAGR; encoded by the coding sequence ATGGTGCGCGAGTGGGACCCCAGGACCGCGTCGTCCGCCGAGATCGCGTCGCTGCTGGACACGCTGAACGCGGTCCTGGCGGCCGATCTGCCGCGGGATCCGCCGTGGCGGGAGATTTCCATGCGGGAATATCTCGCCGAGGTAATGCCCGGTGAGCGGCGGATCTCCTGGGTCGCCCAGGCGGAGAAGGCCGCCGACGGCAGCCCAGGGGCGATCCTGGGTCATGTGCACGTGCTGCTGCTCGGCGACATCGGGGTGCTGGAGGTGCTGGTGCACCCGTCGGCCCGGCGCACGGGCCTCGGCCGGAGCCTCGTCCTGACCGCCGCCCGACGGGCCTACCAGGAGGGCTTCCAGTCGATCGGGGTGGAGGTGGTCGGCGACACGCCGGCCATCGCCTTCTACGAGGCGCTCGGCTTCTCGAAGGAGTTCGTCGAGACCCGCAGCGTGCTGGACCTGTCCGGGGTGGACTGGGCCGAGCTGGCCGAGATGGCCACCGGCATCGGCGCGGGCTACCACCTGGAGTTCCACCCCGGCGGCCCGCCGGACGAGCTGATCGACGCGTACGCCCGGGCCAAGGCGGAGGTGCGCGACGTCGAGGACGGCGAGCTGCGCCCCAGCTCCTACGACCCACAGCGGCTGCGGGACAGCCTGGACTGCCTGCACCGGCGGGGCATGAAGCCCTACATCGTGCTCGCCCTGCACGAGCAGACCGGGGAGGTGGCCGGGCTGACCGAGGTCGTCGTGCCGGCCCAGCACCCCACCCGCGCCGACCAGTACGACACCATCGTGGTGCAGGACCACCGGGGCTATGGCATCGACCGGGCGATCAAGGCCCGGATGCTGATGGAGCTGCGCTCGACGGAGGCGCAGCTGGCCGAGGTGCAGACCTGGAACGCGCAGGCCAACGAGGCGATGCTCAAGGTCAACGCCGAGCTGGGCTACCGGCCGGACCGCGAATGGTGCGAATACAGCATCGACGTGGCCGAGCTGGTGCACCGCATCGACGCCGGACGTTGA
- a CDS encoding lamin tail domain-containing protein, with protein MRPRRTLAALATATAAVTVAAVGIAPTAASAAPTDLFISEYVEGSSNNKAIELFNGTGAAVDLAASGYQLQLHFNGSTTPTNLALTGTVAAGDAFVLASASAAPGILDRADQTTTASLFNGDDAIVLRRGGTVLDSIGQVGVDPGTEWGTGVTSTADNTLRRSAAVTAGDPDPSDAFDPAAQWAGFPVDTFDGLGAHTVDGGGPVDAPATLTCGPTLVTSAGTAATREVTATDADDRIVDLAVTSVSPTPATGSVSRSAVTPADAVGGTARATVGTSADLAAGAYTVVLTSTDADGDTATCTLAVQVTRELTVGEVQGPTTDAESGPADRSPLAPASGNGTSSTLHDVRGVITQLTLARDSAGRNQYGFFLQSRSDATDGDPTSSDGIFVFMGSFTSLIGGYVPTAGDEVVLRARVSEYFNFTQLSGASLVRRIASGVDVNAEVEVTDAVPPVELAAAQRFFERHEGARLRVRAGSGAVSGRNVFPSTADAEIFVIDRDDPLLDRADPLARRVFRDAHPLDNDPGRRFDDGNGQRVLLGSMGVKGTTGDSGALLPPARTFDTLTADAVGGLYYSFEKYGVQVERAAFTGGTDPSTNNPPKPANRSEEIAVATYNVENLYDYRDDPFDGCDFAGNAGCTGVRPPFDYVPGSEQEYREQLVALADQITTDLHSPDLILVQEAEDQDICSVSGGVLVCGSTDNADGAPDSLQDLALTITAAGGPTYQAAYDRTGADARGITAAFLFRTDRVSLAEATAGDPLLGSAPTVQYRSAGLPANADVQNPKALNAVLPPDVDTSTGKDGNNVFTRAPQLGRFTVAAAPGSTERYTLWAASNHYSSGPDSRVGQRREQAAYGAAIVTAIEASDPHARVVYGGDLNVFPRPDDPIATAAEPTGSDQLGPLYGAGMRNLWDDLLADAPSSAYSYSFEGQAQTLDHLFVNGTLHRDLVQMRAAHINADWPADHAGDGTRGSSDHDPQVARFRSRASLSVSDASVVEGDRGTRPLTFTVAVSRPLSQPVLLCAATYGTTAQAGADYDPYVGCKVLAAGQTSLAFPVTVRGDRKREADEKVTLLVAGVPGLRLADPLAVGTITDDD; from the coding sequence ATGCGCCCGCGCCGCACTCTTGCCGCGCTCGCGACCGCCACCGCCGCCGTGACCGTCGCGGCCGTCGGCATCGCACCCACCGCGGCCAGCGCCGCGCCCACCGACCTCTTCATCTCGGAATACGTCGAAGGCTCGTCGAACAACAAGGCGATCGAGCTGTTCAACGGCACCGGCGCCGCCGTCGATCTGGCCGCCAGCGGCTACCAGCTCCAGTTGCACTTCAACGGCTCCACCACCCCGACGAACCTGGCCCTGACCGGCACCGTCGCGGCCGGTGACGCCTTCGTCCTCGCCTCCGCCTCGGCCGCGCCGGGCATCCTCGACCGGGCCGACCAGACCACGACCGCCAGCCTGTTCAACGGCGACGACGCGATCGTGCTGCGTCGCGGCGGCACCGTGCTCGACTCGATCGGCCAGGTCGGCGTCGACCCGGGCACCGAGTGGGGCACGGGCGTCACCAGCACCGCCGACAACACGCTGCGTCGGTCGGCCGCCGTGACCGCCGGCGACCCCGACCCCTCCGACGCGTTCGACCCGGCCGCCCAGTGGGCCGGCTTCCCCGTCGACACGTTCGACGGGCTCGGCGCGCACACGGTCGACGGCGGGGGCCCGGTCGACGCGCCGGCCACGCTCACCTGCGGGCCGACGCTGGTCACCTCGGCCGGCACGGCAGCCACCCGGGAGGTCACCGCCACCGACGCGGACGACCGGATCGTCGACCTGGCGGTCACCTCGGTCAGCCCGACCCCGGCCACCGGCTCCGTCAGCCGCTCGGCGGTCACCCCGGCCGACGCGGTCGGCGGCACCGCCCGGGCCACGGTCGGCACGAGCGCCGACCTGGCCGCCGGGGCGTACACCGTGGTGCTGACCTCGACCGACGCGGACGGCGACACCGCCACCTGCACCCTGGCCGTGCAGGTCACCCGGGAGTTGACTGTCGGCGAGGTGCAGGGCCCGACCACCGACGCCGAGTCCGGCCCTGCCGACCGGTCGCCGCTCGCGCCGGCCTCCGGCAACGGGACCAGCAGCACGCTGCACGACGTACGCGGCGTGATCACCCAGCTCACCCTGGCCCGCGACTCGGCGGGCCGGAACCAGTACGGCTTCTTCCTGCAGAGCCGGTCGGACGCCACCGACGGCGACCCGACCAGCTCGGACGGCATCTTCGTCTTCATGGGCTCGTTCACCTCCCTGATCGGCGGCTACGTGCCGACGGCCGGCGACGAGGTGGTGCTGCGCGCCCGGGTCTCCGAGTACTTCAACTTCACCCAGCTCTCCGGTGCGTCGCTGGTCCGCCGGATCGCCTCCGGGGTGGACGTGAACGCCGAGGTCGAGGTGACCGACGCGGTGCCGCCGGTCGAGTTGGCGGCGGCGCAGCGCTTCTTCGAGCGGCACGAGGGCGCCCGGCTGCGGGTGCGTGCGGGCAGCGGCGCGGTGAGCGGGCGGAACGTCTTCCCCTCCACCGCCGACGCGGAGATCTTCGTGATCGACCGGGACGACCCGCTGCTCGACCGCGCCGACCCGCTCGCCCGTCGGGTGTTCCGGGACGCGCACCCGCTGGACAACGACCCGGGCCGCCGCTTCGACGACGGCAACGGGCAGCGCGTCCTGCTCGGCAGCATGGGCGTCAAGGGCACCACGGGTGACAGCGGCGCGCTGCTCCCGCCCGCGCGCACCTTCGACACGCTGACCGCCGACGCGGTCGGCGGGCTCTACTACTCGTTCGAGAAGTACGGCGTGCAGGTCGAGCGGGCCGCGTTCACCGGCGGGACCGATCCGTCGACGAACAACCCGCCGAAGCCGGCCAACCGGTCGGAGGAGATCGCGGTCGCGACCTACAACGTCGAGAACCTGTACGACTACCGTGACGACCCCTTCGACGGGTGCGACTTCGCCGGCAACGCCGGCTGCACCGGGGTGCGCCCGCCGTTCGACTACGTCCCGGGCAGCGAGCAGGAGTACCGCGAGCAGCTCGTCGCGCTGGCCGACCAGATCACCACCGACCTGCACTCGCCGGACCTGATCCTGGTGCAGGAGGCCGAGGACCAGGACATCTGCTCGGTCTCGGGCGGTGTGCTGGTCTGCGGCAGCACGGACAACGCGGACGGGGCACCGGACAGCCTCCAGGACCTGGCGCTGACCATCACGGCCGCCGGTGGCCCGACCTACCAGGCCGCGTACGACCGGACCGGCGCGGACGCCCGGGGCATCACCGCGGCGTTCCTGTTCCGCACCGACCGGGTGTCGCTGGCCGAGGCCACCGCCGGCGACCCGCTGCTGGGTTCGGCGCCAACGGTCCAGTACCGAAGCGCGGGCCTACCGGCCAACGCTGACGTGCAGAACCCGAAGGCGCTCAACGCGGTCCTTCCCCCCGACGTGGACACGTCCACCGGCAAGGACGGCAACAACGTCTTCACCCGAGCCCCGCAGCTCGGCAGGTTCACCGTCGCGGCGGCGCCCGGTTCCACCGAGCGGTACACCCTGTGGGCCGCGAGCAACCACTACTCGTCGGGGCCGGACAGCCGGGTCGGGCAGCGCCGGGAGCAGGCCGCGTACGGTGCCGCGATCGTCACCGCTATCGAGGCGTCGGATCCGCACGCGCGGGTGGTCTACGGCGGGGACCTGAACGTCTTCCCCCGCCCCGACGATCCCATCGCCACGGCGGCGGAGCCCACCGGGTCGGACCAGCTCGGTCCGCTGTACGGGGCCGGCATGCGCAACCTGTGGGACGACCTGCTCGCCGACGCGCCGTCGTCCGCCTACTCGTACAGCTTCGAGGGGCAGGCGCAGACGCTGGACCACCTGTTCGTGAACGGCACGCTGCACCGGGACCTGGTGCAGATGCGGGCCGCGCACATCAACGCCGACTGGCCGGCCGACCACGCCGGCGACGGCACCCGCGGCTCCAGCGACCACGACCCGCAGGTGGCCCGGTTCCGCTCCCGGGCGTCGCTGAGCGTCAGCGACGCGTCGGTGGTCGAGGGCGACCGGGGCACCCGGCCGTTGACCTTCACGGTCGCCGTGTCGCGGCCGTTGTCCCAGCCGGTGCTGCTCTGTGCCGCCACCTATGGCACCACGGCCCAGGCCGGCGCCGACTACGACCCGTACGTCGGCTGCAAGGTGCTGGCTGCCGGGCAGACCTCGCTGGCCTTCCCGGTGACCGTGCGCGGCGACCGGAAACGGGAGGCGGACGAGAAGGTGACCCTGCTGGTGGCCGGGGTGCCGGGCCTGCGCCTGGCCGACCCCCTCGCCGTGGGCACCATCACCGACGACGACTGA
- the hemB gene encoding porphobilinogen synthase — MPYPEIRPRRLRRDAAIRRLVSETRVDPAELVVPMFVKEGLTEPRAIASLPGVLQHSRDSLRKAAAEAVQAGVGGIMLFGVPARRDATGSGGIDPDGILNVAIRDVVAEVGDATVVMSDLCLDEFTSHGHCGLLTPDGGVDNDATLEAYAEMAVAQAAAGVGVVGPSGMMDGQIGVVRRALDAAGHQDVSVLAYAAKYASAFYGPFRDAVESALEGDRRTYQQDPANLRESLREVELDVAEGADMVMVKPALPYLDVVAAVRAAVHVPVAAYQVSGEYAMVEAAAANGWIDRERVMMETLTSIRRAGAQIILTYWAVEAAQLLRQRY, encoded by the coding sequence ATGCCGTACCCCGAGATCCGGCCCCGCCGGCTGCGCCGCGACGCGGCCATCCGGCGGCTGGTCTCCGAGACCCGCGTCGACCCGGCCGAGCTGGTCGTGCCGATGTTCGTCAAGGAGGGGTTGACGGAGCCGCGGGCGATCGCGTCGCTCCCGGGGGTGCTCCAGCACTCCCGGGACTCGCTCCGCAAGGCCGCCGCCGAGGCGGTCCAGGCGGGCGTGGGCGGCATCATGCTCTTCGGCGTGCCGGCGCGACGGGACGCCACCGGGTCCGGCGGGATCGACCCGGACGGCATCCTCAACGTCGCGATCCGCGACGTCGTCGCCGAGGTGGGCGACGCCACGGTGGTGATGAGCGACCTCTGCCTGGACGAGTTCACCTCGCACGGGCACTGCGGTCTGCTCACCCCCGACGGTGGCGTCGACAACGACGCCACGCTGGAGGCGTACGCCGAGATGGCGGTCGCCCAGGCCGCCGCCGGGGTCGGGGTTGTCGGGCCGTCCGGGATGATGGACGGCCAGATCGGCGTGGTACGCCGGGCGCTGGACGCCGCGGGCCACCAGGACGTGTCCGTGCTGGCGTACGCCGCCAAGTACGCCTCGGCCTTCTACGGCCCGTTCCGGGACGCGGTGGAGTCGGCCCTGGAAGGCGACCGACGCACCTACCAGCAGGACCCGGCCAACCTGCGGGAGTCGCTGCGCGAGGTCGAGCTGGACGTCGCCGAGGGTGCCGACATGGTGATGGTCAAGCCCGCCCTGCCGTACCTCGACGTGGTGGCGGCGGTCCGCGCTGCGGTGCACGTCCCGGTCGCCGCCTACCAGGTCTCCGGCGAGTACGCGATGGTCGAGGCGGCTGCCGCGAACGGCTGGATCGACCGGGAACGGGTGATGATGGAGACGCTCACCTCGATCCGTCGTGCCGGCGCGCAGATCATCCTCACCTACTGGGCGGTCGAGGCGGCCCAACTCCTCCGCCAGCGCTACTGA
- a CDS encoding lytic murein transglycosylase, with product MGDTQLVADGEDRTTLRPLRPAAPIDGPLAGSGAGPEPATRLPRPRRPWLKFGASAAGTSAEAGAPAAGPAPAGPAKTPAGSSTPEPPEAGPTPTPTAAAKPGDTDKPAAAKPDDESATEPKPGDTPAAEPKPGDTRALEPKPDDTPAAEPKPDDTPAAEPKPDDTPATAGKPDDTPTTDAKPGDRPATTAKPDDLTETKVDAPATKPATGPRRRRVQFAHAVRQPPHRVAMAAARATRDWSRRPSGRLTLPGVFLLALVAATATAGALLVPATARGPRPVAADATSATPTTAPQVPLPGGLPLPNQTVPPPGTVPTGPPGGGITGRPSDALAGWAAQIGPKVGISPVAMQAYGYAELVLSQTNRSCGLSWTTLAAIGFVESGHGQANNAKLGQDGKALPEIIGLPLDGQGGRMRIPDTDRGLLDKDPVLDRAVGPMQFIPTTWQEIGADADNDGVKDPHDLDDAALAAGNYLCKGGRNLTIPADWWSAILSYNDVRRYAQDVHDTANRYGQASRT from the coding sequence ATGGGTGATACTCAACTTGTGGCGGACGGCGAGGACAGGACGACCCTTCGGCCCCTGCGGCCGGCAGCGCCGATCGACGGGCCGCTCGCCGGTTCCGGGGCCGGACCCGAACCCGCCACGCGGTTGCCGCGTCCCCGCCGCCCCTGGCTGAAATTCGGCGCCTCCGCCGCCGGCACCTCTGCCGAGGCCGGCGCCCCGGCGGCCGGGCCCGCACCCGCCGGGCCGGCGAAGACTCCGGCCGGGTCCTCCACACCGGAGCCGCCGGAAGCCGGGCCCACGCCCACACCCACCGCCGCCGCGAAGCCCGGCGACACCGACAAGCCCGCCGCCGCAAAGCCGGACGACGAGTCCGCCACCGAGCCGAAGCCGGGCGACACGCCGGCCGCCGAGCCAAAGCCAGGCGACACGCGGGCCCTTGAGCCAAAGCCGGACGACACGCCGGCCGCCGAGCCAAAGCCGGACGACACGCCGGCCGCCGAGCCGAAGCCGGACGACACGCCGGCCACGGCCGGGAAGCCGGACGACACGCCCACGACGGATGCGAAGCCCGGCGACCGGCCGGCCACCACCGCGAAGCCGGACGACCTCACGGAGACGAAGGTCGACGCGCCCGCGACGAAACCGGCCACCGGGCCCCGGCGCCGCCGGGTGCAGTTCGCGCACGCCGTACGCCAGCCGCCGCACCGCGTCGCGATGGCCGCGGCCCGCGCCACCCGGGACTGGTCGCGGCGGCCCAGCGGACGACTCACCCTGCCCGGGGTGTTCCTGCTCGCCCTGGTCGCGGCAACGGCTACGGCTGGCGCGCTGCTGGTGCCCGCGACGGCCCGGGGGCCCCGTCCGGTGGCCGCCGACGCCACCTCCGCCACGCCGACCACCGCGCCGCAGGTGCCGCTGCCCGGCGGGCTGCCGCTGCCCAACCAGACGGTGCCGCCGCCCGGCACGGTGCCGACCGGGCCGCCCGGCGGCGGGATCACCGGCCGGCCGTCGGACGCGCTCGCCGGCTGGGCCGCCCAGATCGGGCCGAAGGTTGGCATCTCGCCGGTGGCCATGCAGGCGTACGGCTACGCCGAGCTGGTGCTCTCCCAGACCAACCGCAGCTGCGGGCTGAGCTGGACCACCCTGGCGGCCATCGGGTTCGTCGAGTCGGGGCACGGCCAGGCCAACAACGCCAAGTTGGGCCAGGACGGCAAGGCGCTTCCCGAGATCATCGGCCTGCCGCTGGACGGGCAGGGTGGTCGGATGCGCATCCCCGACACCGACCGTGGCCTGCTGGACAAGGACCCCGTCCTCGACCGGGCGGTCGGGCCGATGCAGTTCATCCCGACCACCTGGCAGGAGATCGGGGCCGACGCCGACAACGACGGTGTGAAGGACCCGCACGACCTGGACGACGCCGCCCTCGCCGCCGGCAACTACCTCTGCAAGGGCGGGCGGAACCTCACCATCCCGGCCGACTGGTGGAGCGCGATCCTGTCGTACAACGACGTCCGTCGGTACGCCCAGGACGTCCACGACACCGCCAACCGTTACGGACAGGCCAGCCGCACGTGA